The Streptomyces nitrosporeus genome includes a window with the following:
- the crcB gene encoding fluoride efflux transporter CrcB encodes MNWLLVMVGGAVGAPLRYLTDRAVQARHGAGLPYVFPWGTFTVNAVGSLLLGVLTGAAVSGPAYALLGTGLCGALTTYSTFSYETLRLAESGRGFLAAANVLASLLAGLGAVFLGAELAGGSGV; translated from the coding sequence GTGAACTGGTTGCTGGTGATGGTCGGAGGCGCCGTCGGCGCGCCCTTGCGTTACCTGACGGACCGGGCGGTGCAGGCGCGGCACGGTGCCGGGCTGCCGTACGTGTTCCCGTGGGGCACCTTCACGGTGAACGCCGTCGGCAGCCTGCTCCTGGGCGTGCTGACCGGGGCCGCGGTCTCCGGTCCCGCGTACGCCCTGCTGGGCACGGGGCTGTGCGGGGCGCTGACCACGTACTCGACCTTCTCCTACGAGACCCTGCGCCTGGCGGAGTCGGGGCGCGGCTTCCTGGCGGCGGCCAATGTGCTGGCATCCCTGCTGGCGGGGCTCGGCGCGGTGTTCCTGGGCGCGGAGCTGGCGGGCGGATCCGGGGTCTGA
- a CDS encoding FluC/FEX family fluoride channel, translating into MSARRPPPGEGPADGLFVPARRPGAAGAGRWRVLGAVAAGGALGATARYAITLAWPAGEGGFPWAVLAVNALGCALIGVLMVLVAEREAVTHPLASPFLGVGVLGGFTTFSTYAAGVSELLARQEAVTAMAYAAVTAVAALGAVGGAAAGTRALVDGHRRARGREGAPGA; encoded by the coding sequence GTGAGCGCGAGGCGCCCCCCGCCCGGTGAAGGGCCCGCCGACGGCCTCTTCGTGCCCGCGCGGCGCCCCGGGGCCGCCGGAGCCGGCCGATGGCGGGTGCTCGGGGCCGTCGCGGCGGGCGGCGCGCTGGGTGCCACGGCCCGGTACGCGATCACGCTCGCCTGGCCGGCCGGAGAGGGCGGCTTCCCCTGGGCGGTGCTCGCGGTCAACGCCCTGGGGTGCGCCCTGATCGGGGTGCTGATGGTGCTCGTCGCCGAGCGGGAGGCCGTGACGCATCCGCTGGCGAGTCCGTTCCTGGGGGTCGGGGTGCTCGGCGGGTTCACCACGTTCTCGACGTACGCCGCCGGCGTGTCGGAGCTGCTGGCCCGTCAGGAGGCGGTGACGGCCATGGCGTACGCGGCGGTCACGGCCGTGGCGGCGCTCGGCGCGGTGGGAGGAGCGGCCGCGGGGACGCGGGCCCTGGTGGACGGGCACCGGCGGGCCCGGGGGCGCGAAGGAGCGCCGGGGGCGTGA
- a CDS encoding metallopeptidase family protein → MLEMTREEFEELVSLALDRVPPELMRLMDNVAVFVEEEPQDPEDRDLLGLYEGTPLTERGEWYAGVLPDRITVYRGPTLRMCKTREDVVAETEITVVHEIAHHFGIDDERLHELGYG, encoded by the coding sequence GTGCTGGAGATGACGCGCGAGGAGTTCGAAGAGCTGGTGAGCCTGGCTCTTGACCGGGTCCCGCCGGAGCTGATGCGGCTGATGGACAACGTCGCGGTGTTCGTGGAGGAGGAACCGCAGGACCCGGAGGACCGCGACCTGCTCGGCCTCTACGAAGGAACCCCGCTCACCGAGCGGGGTGAGTGGTACGCGGGCGTGCTGCCCGACCGGATCACCGTCTACCGGGGCCCGACCCTGCGGATGTGCAAGACCCGTGAGGACGTCGTCGCCGAGACGGAGATCACGGTGGTCCACGAGATCGCCCACCACTTCGGCATCGACGACGAGCGGCTGCACGAACTGGGCTACGGGTGA
- a CDS encoding metallophosphoesterase family protein: protein MVRVPFRAAASRLRRRPRPAGPTGPLRATASRPWVRVPVLLLVVVAGAWLGLLVVGSVRAPVGPMDTTMTLRPSVSGGTKINVSPLGALRLDSHIAPVRLDVDVDQLDPERSQALVKHPERLSGLQDEVTGDVAAGARELALRSCVAVVTGATALGLVVYRRPRRALAAGGLALALLAASGVSAYATWNPKSVLEPKFSGLLSSAPSVVGDARSIVTDFDVYQQELARLVTNVTKLYDATSTLPVYRPDPATIRALHVSDIHLNPAAWHIIASLVEQYGIDVIIDSGDTMDHGTAAENGFLDPAADLGAPYVWVRGNHDSAVTQAYLAKLRNVHVLDEGGAVDVAGLRVAGTGDPQFTPDRSRPTGGKASERLAGMRLASALRDQRRAGTPVDIAVAHDPNAARETDGTVPLVLAGHVHHRVNELLPLGTRLKVEGSTGGGGLRAVQNEKPEKVHASVLYLDRTTRHLQAWDEITLGGLGLTTAEVSRHLPEENLEEPEGGPEGKPKEKTEEKGDDPDKEPASSPPPTPSP, encoded by the coding sequence ATGGTCCGAGTCCCGTTCCGTGCCGCGGCGTCCCGCCTCCGGCGCCGCCCCCGCCCCGCGGGCCCCACGGGCCCGCTCCGCGCCACCGCCTCACGGCCCTGGGTCCGCGTGCCGGTGCTGCTGCTGGTCGTGGTGGCGGGGGCCTGGCTCGGCCTGCTGGTCGTGGGCAGTGTGCGCGCGCCGGTGGGCCCGATGGACACGACCATGACCCTGCGCCCCTCGGTGAGCGGCGGTACCAAGATCAACGTCTCTCCGCTGGGCGCCCTGCGGCTGGACTCGCACATCGCCCCGGTGCGGCTCGACGTGGACGTCGACCAACTGGACCCGGAACGCTCCCAGGCGCTGGTCAAGCACCCCGAGCGCCTCTCCGGGCTCCAGGACGAGGTGACCGGTGACGTCGCCGCCGGCGCCCGCGAGCTGGCCCTCCGCTCCTGTGTGGCCGTCGTCACCGGTGCCACCGCGCTCGGCCTCGTGGTCTACCGCCGCCCCCGCCGCGCCCTGGCCGCCGGCGGGCTCGCCCTGGCCCTGCTGGCCGCCTCCGGGGTCAGCGCGTACGCCACCTGGAACCCCAAGTCCGTGCTGGAGCCGAAATTCTCCGGGCTGCTCTCCAGCGCCCCCTCCGTCGTCGGTGACGCCCGTTCCATCGTCACGGACTTCGACGTCTACCAGCAGGAGCTCGCCCGCCTCGTCACCAACGTGACCAAGCTGTACGACGCCACCTCGACGCTCCCCGTCTACCGGCCCGACCCGGCGACCATCCGGGCCCTGCACGTCTCCGACATCCACCTCAACCCGGCCGCCTGGCACATCATCGCCTCGCTGGTGGAGCAGTACGGGATCGACGTGATCATCGACTCCGGCGACACCATGGACCACGGCACGGCCGCCGAGAACGGCTTCCTGGACCCGGCCGCCGACCTCGGCGCCCCCTATGTGTGGGTACGCGGCAACCACGACTCCGCGGTCACCCAGGCATATCTGGCGAAGCTGAGGAACGTGCACGTGCTGGACGAGGGCGGGGCCGTGGACGTCGCCGGGCTGCGGGTGGCCGGCACCGGGGACCCGCAGTTCACCCCGGACCGCTCGCGTCCCACCGGCGGCAAGGCGTCCGAGCGGCTGGCGGGCATGCGGCTGGCCTCCGCGCTGCGCGACCAGCGGCGCGCGGGCACCCCCGTGGACATCGCGGTGGCCCACGACCCGAACGCGGCGCGGGAGACCGACGGAACGGTTCCCCTGGTGCTGGCCGGGCACGTCCACCACCGGGTGAACGAACTGCTGCCGCTGGGCACCCGGCTGAAGGTCGAGGGCTCCACCGGCGGCGGCGGGCTGCGCGCCGTGCAGAACGAGAAGCCGGAGAAGGTGCACGCCTCGGTGCTCTACCTGGACCGCACCACCCGGCACCTGCAGGCCTGGGACGAGATCACCCTGGGCGGGCTCGGTCTGACGACGGCCGAGGTCAGCCGCCACCTCCCGGAGGAGAACCTGGAGGAGCCCGAGGGGGGCCCGGAGGGAAAACCCAAGGAGAAAACCGAAGAAAAAGGCGATGATCCGGACAAAGAACCGGCGTCCTCGCCTCCCCCCACGCCGTCCCCGTAA
- a CDS encoding cytochrome c biogenesis CcdA family protein: protein MTSQIGYFAAFLGGLLALVSPCSALLLPAFFAYSLDTASRLLARTGIFYAGLATTLVPLGAAGSYAGRLFYGHRDALVLGAGWLIIALGAAQIAGLGFASRRIAGISGRIRPTTAFSVYALGAVYGLAGFCAGPILGSVLTVAAVSGSPAYGGLLLAVYALGMAVPLFVLALLWERFDLGRRAWLRGRTLKAGRFRLHTNSLLSGLFFIALGTLFLVYDGTTALPGLLGVDQSFAVEQWGRDLGERVPDATALVAVAVAGALVTGVRVWRRRAGRKPEEAA from the coding sequence ATGACCTCCCAGATCGGCTACTTCGCCGCCTTCCTCGGCGGCCTGCTCGCCCTGGTCAGCCCGTGCAGCGCCCTGCTGCTCCCGGCCTTCTTCGCCTACTCGCTGGACACCGCCTCCCGGCTGCTGGCCCGCACGGGCATCTTCTACGCCGGGCTGGCCACCACGCTCGTCCCGCTGGGCGCGGCCGGTTCGTACGCCGGACGGCTGTTCTACGGGCACCGCGACGCGCTGGTCCTCGGCGCGGGATGGCTGATCATCGCCCTCGGCGCCGCCCAGATCGCCGGCCTGGGCTTCGCGTCCCGCCGGATCGCCGGGATCAGCGGCCGCATCCGCCCGACCACCGCGTTCTCCGTCTACGCCCTGGGCGCGGTCTACGGGCTCGCCGGCTTCTGCGCGGGCCCGATCCTCGGCAGTGTCCTGACCGTCGCGGCCGTCAGCGGCAGCCCCGCCTACGGCGGACTGCTGCTCGCCGTCTACGCCCTGGGCATGGCCGTCCCGCTCTTCGTCCTGGCCCTGCTCTGGGAACGCTTCGACCTCGGCCGCCGTGCCTGGCTGCGCGGCCGGACCCTCAAGGCGGGCCGGTTCCGGCTGCACACCAACTCGCTGCTGTCCGGGCTGTTCTTCATCGCGCTCGGGACGCTCTTCCTCGTGTACGACGGCACGACCGCGCTGCCCGGACTCCTGGGCGTGGACCAGTCGTTCGCCGTCGAGCAGTGGGGCCGCGACCTCGGGGAGCGGGTGCCGGACGCGACCGCGCTGGTGGCCGTGGCGGTGGCGGGGGCACTGGTCACCGGGGTGCGCGTGTGGCGGCGGCGCGCCGGGCGGAAGCCGGAGGAGGCGGCCTGA
- a CDS encoding DsbA family protein has protein sequence MPTPTRSPYRKPVAFGAVVALAAGLLGFVSYRATAPDGSPSDAPAVSAATGQDPGAYPGLAELARRDAGDGLALGRPDAPVVLIEYADFKCGYCGKFARDTEPGLIEKYVDAGTLRIEWRNFPIFGEESEAAARASWAAGQQDRFWAFHRAAYAEDAKEKGFGEDRLRELARQAGVKDLDRFTRDAGSEAAGEAVAADQEEAYSIGATSTPSFLINGRPVAGAQPAAVFTRAIEAAAAEAAGVGSAGEDAGERAE, from the coding sequence ATGCCCACGCCCACCCGATCCCCGTACCGGAAGCCGGTCGCCTTCGGCGCCGTCGTCGCCCTCGCCGCCGGGCTGCTCGGCTTCGTCTCCTACCGGGCCACCGCCCCCGACGGCTCCCCCTCCGACGCCCCGGCCGTCAGCGCGGCCACCGGACAGGACCCCGGCGCCTACCCCGGACTCGCGGAGCTCGCCCGCCGCGACGCGGGGGACGGGCTGGCCCTGGGCCGCCCGGACGCCCCCGTCGTCCTCATCGAGTACGCCGACTTCAAGTGCGGCTACTGCGGCAAGTTCGCCCGCGACACCGAACCCGGTCTGATCGAGAAGTACGTCGACGCGGGCACCCTGCGCATCGAGTGGCGCAACTTCCCGATCTTCGGCGAGGAGTCCGAGGCCGCCGCCCGCGCCTCCTGGGCCGCCGGACAGCAGGACCGCTTCTGGGCCTTCCACCGCGCCGCCTACGCCGAGGACGCCAAGGAGAAGGGCTTCGGGGAGGACCGGCTCAGGGAGCTCGCCCGGCAGGCCGGGGTGAAGGACCTCGACCGCTTCACCCGTGACGCCGGGAGCGAGGCCGCCGGCGAAGCGGTCGCCGCCGACCAGGAGGAGGCCTACTCGATCGGAGCCACCTCCACCCCCTCCTTCCTCATCAACGGGCGCCCCGTCGCCGGTGCCCAGCCCGCGGCCGTCTTCACCCGGGCCATCGAGGCCGCGGCGGCCGAGGCCGCAGGTGTGGGAAGCGCGGGCGAGGACGCCGGGGAGCGGGCCGAATGA
- the hrpA gene encoding ATP-dependent RNA helicase HrpA, with protein MSTSFADLQSQLGQLSLRDAHRLGRRLEGARRIRKPEARRSVLEEISAEAATAAARLAERAARVPALSYPEQLPVSQKKDEILQAIRDHQVVIVAGETGSGKTTQIPKICMELGRGVRGMIGHTQPRRIAARTVAERVADELRTPLGEAVGWKVRFTDQVNPDATFVKLMTDGILLAEIQTDRELLAYDTIIIDEAHERSLNIDFLLGYLARLLPKRPDLKVVVTSATIDPERFARHFGDAPIVEVSGRTYPVEVRYRPLLEEDGQDSDRDQITAICDAVDELGREAPGDVLVFLSGEREIRDTADALNKRSLKHTEVLPLYARLSHAEQHRVFQRHTGRRIVLATNVAETSLTVPGIKYVIDPGTARISRYSHRTKVQRLPIEPVSQASANQRKGRCGRTSDGICVRLYSEDDFLARPEFTDPEILRTNLASVILQMTAAGLGDIEKFPFIDPPDHRNIRDGIQLLQELGALDQAEKSPQEGRRAQRLTPLGRKLSQLPVDPRLARMVVEADRNGCVREVMVIAAALSIQDPRERPADKQTQADQHHARFKDETSDFLAFLNLWRYIREQQKERGSSSFRRMCKQEYLNFLRIREWQDIYAQLRSVARQMGIQLNEEDAPEQSVHTSLLAGLLSHIGLKDTEKNEYLGARNAKFAIFPGSALFKKQPRFVMSAELVETSRLWARVNAKVEPEWIEPLAQHLLKRTYSEPHWEKDQAAVMAYERVTLYGVPIVAQRKINFGRIDQETSRDLFIRNALVEGDWRTHHQFFHDNRKLLGEVEELEHRARRRDILVDDETLFDFYDSRIPEHVVSGAHFDSWWKHKRREEPDALDFERSMLINEKASAVTKDDYPDSWRQGRLKFRVTYQFEPGADADGVTVHIPLQVLNQVTSEGFDWQIPGLREEVVTELIRSLPKPVRRHYVPAPNYATKFLDRAVPLQEPLPATLARELQRMVGVPVSADDFDLSRVPDHLKITFRIVDERRRKVAEDKDLEALKLRLRPKARQALSKAAAATAGPSGESVERSGLTDWTIGTLDRVFETRRAGQPVKAYPALVDQGDTVAVRLFDTEAEQQQAMWRGTRKLIMLNVPVNPAKFASDKLTNQQKLALSRNPHGSVQALFDDCATAAADRLIAAHGGPAWDEASFRALYDKVRADLVELTVRTVGQVQQILAAWQACERRLKTTGSPVLINNVMDVRDHLARLVPPGFVTATGLRRLPDLMRYLVAEDRRLQQMPTNVQRDTTRMEKVHEMQDEYAWLLEQLPKGRPVPQEVLDIRWMIEELRVSYFAHALGTAQPVSDKRIVKAIDAAAP; from the coding sequence ATGTCTACTTCCTTCGCCGATCTCCAGTCACAGCTCGGGCAGCTCTCGCTCCGCGACGCGCACCGGCTCGGCCGCCGGCTCGAGGGTGCCCGCCGCATCCGCAAGCCCGAGGCCCGCCGGTCCGTGCTGGAGGAGATCTCCGCCGAGGCCGCCACGGCAGCCGCGCGGCTCGCGGAGCGTGCCGCGCGCGTGCCCGCCCTGTCGTATCCCGAACAGCTCCCGGTCAGCCAGAAGAAGGACGAGATCCTCCAGGCGATACGCGACCACCAGGTGGTGATCGTCGCCGGTGAGACCGGGTCCGGGAAGACCACGCAGATCCCCAAGATCTGCATGGAGCTCGGGCGCGGGGTCCGGGGCATGATCGGGCACACCCAGCCGCGCCGGATCGCGGCCCGTACGGTCGCCGAACGCGTCGCGGACGAGCTGAGGACCCCGCTCGGCGAGGCCGTCGGCTGGAAGGTGCGCTTCACCGACCAGGTGAACCCCGACGCGACGTTCGTGAAGCTGATGACGGACGGCATCCTGCTCGCCGAGATCCAGACGGACCGCGAGCTGCTCGCCTACGACACGATCATCATCGACGAGGCCCACGAGCGGTCGCTGAACATCGACTTCCTGCTGGGCTACCTGGCCCGGCTGCTGCCGAAGCGCCCCGATCTGAAGGTCGTCGTCACCTCGGCGACCATCGACCCGGAGCGCTTCGCCCGGCACTTCGGCGACGCCCCGATCGTGGAGGTCAGCGGGCGCACGTACCCGGTCGAGGTGCGCTACCGCCCCCTCCTGGAGGAGGACGGCCAGGACTCCGACCGCGACCAGATCACCGCGATCTGCGACGCCGTGGACGAACTCGGCCGCGAGGCCCCGGGGGACGTCCTGGTCTTCCTCTCCGGCGAGCGGGAGATCCGCGACACGGCGGACGCGCTGAACAAGCGCAGCCTCAAGCACACCGAGGTCCTCCCGCTGTACGCGCGCCTCTCGCACGCCGAGCAGCACCGGGTGTTCCAGCGCCACACCGGGCGCAGGATCGTTCTGGCGACCAATGTCGCCGAGACCTCGCTGACCGTCCCCGGCATCAAGTACGTCATCGACCCGGGTACCGCGCGCATCTCCCGCTACAGCCACCGCACCAAGGTCCAGCGGCTGCCGATCGAGCCGGTCTCCCAGGCCAGCGCCAACCAGCGCAAGGGCCGCTGCGGCCGTACCTCGGACGGAATCTGCGTCCGGCTGTACTCCGAGGACGACTTCCTGGCCCGCCCGGAGTTCACCGACCCGGAGATCCTGCGGACGAACCTGGCCTCCGTCATCCTGCAGATGACCGCGGCGGGCCTCGGCGACATCGAGAAGTTCCCCTTCATCGATCCGCCGGACCACCGCAACATCCGCGACGGCATCCAGCTGCTCCAGGAACTGGGCGCGCTGGACCAGGCGGAGAAGTCCCCCCAGGAGGGCAGGCGGGCACAGCGCCTCACCCCGCTGGGCCGCAAGCTCTCCCAGCTCCCGGTGGACCCGCGCCTCGCCCGCATGGTGGTGGAGGCGGACCGCAACGGCTGCGTCCGCGAGGTGATGGTGATCGCCGCGGCGCTCTCCATCCAGGACCCGCGCGAACGGCCCGCCGACAAGCAGACCCAGGCCGACCAGCACCACGCCCGCTTCAAGGACGAGACGTCCGACTTCCTGGCGTTCCTGAACCTGTGGCGCTACATCCGTGAGCAGCAGAAGGAGCGCGGTTCCTCCAGCTTCCGCCGGATGTGCAAGCAGGAGTACCTGAACTTCCTGCGGATCCGCGAGTGGCAGGACATCTACGCGCAGCTGCGTTCGGTGGCCCGGCAGATGGGCATCCAGCTGAACGAGGAGGACGCGCCGGAGCAGTCGGTGCACACCTCCCTGCTGGCCGGGCTGCTGTCGCACATCGGGCTGAAGGACACCGAGAAGAACGAGTACCTGGGCGCCCGCAACGCCAAGTTCGCGATCTTCCCCGGCTCCGCGCTGTTCAAGAAGCAGCCGCGTTTCGTGATGTCGGCGGAGCTGGTCGAGACCTCGCGGCTCTGGGCCCGGGTCAACGCGAAGGTCGAACCCGAGTGGATCGAGCCGCTCGCCCAGCACCTGCTGAAGCGCACCTACAGCGAGCCGCACTGGGAGAAGGACCAGGCCGCGGTCATGGCGTACGAGCGGGTCACGCTCTACGGGGTGCCGATCGTCGCCCAGCGCAAGATCAATTTCGGCCGGATCGACCAGGAGACCTCCCGCGACCTGTTCATCCGCAACGCCCTGGTCGAGGGGGACTGGCGCACCCACCACCAGTTCTTCCACGACAACCGCAAACTGCTCGGCGAGGTCGAGGAGCTGGAGCACCGCGCCCGGCGCCGCGACATCCTCGTGGACGACGAGACGCTCTTCGACTTCTACGACAGCCGGATCCCGGAGCACGTCGTCTCCGGCGCCCACTTCGACTCCTGGTGGAAGCACAAGCGCCGTGAGGAGCCGGACGCCCTCGACTTCGAGCGCTCCATGCTCATCAACGAGAAGGCCTCGGCCGTCACCAAGGACGACTACCCGGACTCCTGGCGGCAGGGCAGGCTGAAGTTCCGGGTGACGTACCAGTTCGAGCCCGGTGCCGACGCGGACGGTGTGACCGTCCACATCCCGCTCCAGGTCCTCAACCAGGTCACCTCCGAGGGCTTCGACTGGCAGATCCCGGGGCTGCGCGAGGAGGTCGTCACCGAGCTGATCCGCTCGCTGCCCAAGCCGGTCCGCCGGCACTACGTCCCCGCGCCGAACTACGCGACGAAGTTCCTGGACCGCGCCGTTCCGCTGCAGGAGCCGCTGCCCGCCACGCTCGCCCGTGAGCTCCAGCGGATGGTCGGGGTCCCGGTGTCCGCCGACGACTTCGACCTCTCCCGCGTACCGGACCATCTGAAGATCACGTTCCGGATCGTCGACGAGCGGCGCCGCAAGGTCGCCGAGGACAAGGACCTGGAGGCGCTGAAGCTCCGGCTGCGCCCCAAGGCCCGCCAGGCGCTCTCCAAGGCCGCCGCGGCCACCGCGGGACCGTCGGGCGAGTCCGTCGAGCGGTCGGGCCTCACCGACTGGACGATCGGCACCCTGGACCGGGTCTTCGAGACGCGGCGGGCGGGCCAGCCGGTCAAGGCCTACCCGGCCCTGGTCGACCAGGGTGACACCGTCGCCGTGCGCCTCTTCGACACCGAGGCCGAGCAGCAGCAGGCGATGTGGCGGGGCACCCGGAAGCTGATCATGCTGAACGTCCCGGTGAACCCCGCCAAGTTCGCCTCGGACAAGCTGACCAACCAGCAGAAGCTGGCCCTGTCCCGCAATCCGCACGGCTCCGTCCAGGCGCTGTTCGACGACTGCGCGACGGCGGCGGCCGACCGGCTGATCGCGGCGCACGGCGGCCCGGCCTGGGACGAGGCGTCGTTCCGGGCGCTGTACGACAAGGTGCGCGCCGACCTCGTGGAGCTGACGGTGCGCACGGTGGGCCAGGTGCAGCAGATCCTGGCGGCCTGGCAGGCGTGCGAGCGCCGGCTGAAGACCACCGGCAGCCCGGTCCTGATCAACAACGTCATGGACGTACGGGACCACCTCGCCCGCCTCGTGCCGCCCGGGTTCGTCACCGCGACCGGGCTGCGCAGGCTGCCGGACCTGATGCGCTACCTGGTCGCCGAGGACCGCCGGCTCCAGCAGATGCCGACGAACGTCCAGCGCGACACCACACGCATGGAGAAGGTCCACGAGATGCAGGACGAGTACGCCTGGCTGCTGGAGCAGCTGCCGAAGGGGCGTCCCGTGCCGCAGGAGGTCCTGGACATCCGCTGGATGATCGAGGAGCTCCGGGTGAGCTACTTCGCCCATGCCCTGGGCACCGCCCAGCCGGTCTCCGACAAGCGGATCGTCAAGGCGATCGACGCCGCGGCCCCCTGA
- a CDS encoding DUF6274 family protein — translation MATSTARHETRALLRAHLAAATGYRHLTRHCPICYRLLRLAQEPVTTPQAPQTPRAADASRIPQAPEASRAPQAPHGAAPLPPHPAGAVRPAEGHRDTSGEPA, via the coding sequence ATGGCCACGTCCACGGCACGGCACGAGACCCGCGCACTGCTGCGCGCCCACCTGGCGGCCGCTACCGGCTACCGCCATCTGACCCGCCACTGCCCGATCTGCTACCGCCTCCTGCGGCTCGCCCAGGAGCCGGTGACGACCCCGCAGGCTCCGCAGACTCCACGGGCCGCGGATGCCTCACGGATCCCCCAGGCCCCGGAGGCGTCACGGGCCCCGCAGGCGCCGCACGGCGCCGCACCCCTCCCACCTCACCCCGCGGGTGCCGTACGCCCCGCAGAGGGCCACCGGGACACCTCCGGGGAGCCGGCCTGA
- the bldC gene encoding developmental transcriptional regulator BldC gives MTARTPDAEPLLTPAEVATMFRVDPKTVTRWAKAGKLTSIRTLGGHRRYREAEVRALLAGIPQQRSEA, from the coding sequence ATGACCGCTCGCACCCCTGATGCCGAGCCGCTGCTGACCCCGGCTGAGGTCGCCACGATGTTCCGCGTGGACCCGAAGACGGTCACCCGTTGGGCGAAGGCTGGCAAGCTCACGTCCATCCGCACGCTCGGTGGACACCGCCGTTACCGCGAGGCAGAGGTCCGCGCACTGCTTGCGGGTATCCCGCAGCAGCGCAGCGAGGCCTGA
- a CDS encoding Leu/Phe/Val dehydrogenase translates to MTDVTNGVLHTLFHSDQGGHEQVVICQDPASGLKAVIALHSTALGPALGGTRFYPYASEQEAVADALRLSRGMSYKNALAGLGHGGGKAVIIGDPDRIKTDELLLAYGRFVASLGGRYVTACDVGTYVADMDVVARECRWTTGRSPENGGAGDSSVLTAFGVFQGMRASAQHLWGDPTLRGRKVGVAGVGKVGHHLVRHLLDDGAEVVVTDVREESVRRVTDLHPEVSVAADTDALIRTEGLDIYAPCALGGALDDTTVPVLTARVVCGAANNQLAHPGVEKDLADRSILYAPDYVVNAGGVIQVADELHGFDFDRCKAKAARIFDTTLAIFARAKSDGIPPAAAADRIAEQRMADARRG, encoded by the coding sequence GTGACCGATGTGACCAACGGCGTCCTGCACACCCTGTTCCACTCGGATCAGGGGGGCCACGAGCAAGTCGTGATCTGCCAGGACCCTGCCAGCGGCCTCAAGGCCGTCATCGCCCTCCACTCCACCGCCCTGGGCCCGGCCCTCGGCGGCACCCGCTTCTACCCGTACGCCTCCGAGCAGGAGGCGGTCGCCGACGCGCTGAGGCTCTCGCGCGGCATGTCGTACAAGAACGCCCTGGCCGGCCTCGGCCACGGGGGCGGCAAGGCCGTCATCATCGGAGACCCCGACCGAATCAAGACCGACGAACTGCTCCTGGCCTACGGCCGGTTCGTGGCCTCGCTCGGCGGACGGTACGTGACGGCCTGCGACGTCGGCACCTACGTCGCCGACATGGACGTCGTCGCCCGCGAGTGCCGCTGGACCACCGGGCGCTCCCCGGAGAACGGCGGCGCGGGCGACTCCTCGGTGCTGACGGCGTTCGGCGTCTTCCAGGGCATGCGGGCCAGCGCCCAGCACCTGTGGGGCGACCCGACCCTGCGGGGGCGCAAGGTCGGTGTCGCCGGCGTCGGCAAGGTCGGCCACCACCTCGTCCGGCACCTGCTCGACGACGGGGCCGAGGTCGTCGTCACCGATGTCCGCGAGGAGTCCGTACGCCGCGTGACCGACCTGCACCCCGAGGTCTCGGTCGCCGCCGACACGGACGCCCTGATCCGCACCGAAGGGCTCGACATCTACGCCCCGTGCGCGCTCGGCGGCGCCCTCGACGACACGACCGTGCCGGTGCTCACCGCGCGGGTGGTGTGCGGCGCCGCCAACAACCAGCTCGCGCACCCGGGGGTGGAGAAGGACCTGGCCGACCGGTCGATCCTGTACGCACCCGACTACGTGGTGAACGCGGGCGGCGTGATCCAGGTCGCGGACGAGCTGCACGGTTTCGACTTCGACCGGTGCAAGGCGAAGGCGGCGCGGATCTTCGACACCACGCTGGCCATCTTCGCACGTGCGAAGAGTGATGGGATCCCGCCGGCCGCGGCGGCCGACCGGATCGCCGAACAGCGCATGGCGGACGCCCGCCGGGGCTGA
- a CDS encoding DUF3073 domain-containing protein: MGRGRAKAKQAKVARQLKYSTGGTDLSRLAHELGASTSSQPPNAKPFEDDDEEDPYARYADLYNDDADEDEQSGPSSQRRGA, from the coding sequence ATGGGGCGCGGCCGGGCAAAGGCCAAGCAGGCAAAGGTCGCCCGCCAGCTGAAGTACAGCACCGGCGGGACTGACCTGTCGCGTCTGGCTCATGAGCTGGGCGCATCGACTTCGAGTCAACCACCGAACGCCAAGCCGTTCGAGGATGACGACGAGGAAGACCCGTACGCACGGTACGCGGATCTGTACAACGACGACGCGGACGAGGACGAACAGTCCGGTCCGTCGTCACAGCGTCGCGGCGCTTGA